TTTATGTTCATTTTTTAAATAAAACTCATGAGCCAAAGTGGCAAGCCTTGGACTAAAAAAACCACAAAGCGAGTGAATATGCTCATTATCACTAGCTACAACCATGTCAAATTCATCTTTAAATTTGGCAAGCTCCTCTAAGCTTTTAAGATCAAAAAATGGCATATCAGCTGGTATCACAAAAATGCTATGATCAAAATTTTTAAGAATGGAGTAAAGTGCGAGCATTGGCGAATAGTTATTGCTATTTTCATCTTTTATAAGCTTTAGTGGCGGGCTAAATTTCTCAAATTTTGAACTTACATAAACTTCGTCAAAAACTTTGCTAAATTTCTCAACCTCATAATGAGTAAGAGTCTTAAAACCACCAAATGGCAAAAGTGTCTTATCTTGCCCCATACGCGAGCTTTTGCCACCTGCTAAAATCACGCAAGTTTGCATCTTTTCCCTTAAGAAAGTTATGAGGTTAAATTTAGCTAAAAGCGGCTTTGATCTACCAAAAATATGTGATAAAAACTTATTTTTGTTTATGCTACTTGTGAAATTTTAAGCCTGCTTTGCCCTTTTCATTGTTAAAAATTCCTCATAGCGACGATCAATGATAGCTTTGATCAAGGCATAATTTTCTTGTGAATTTTCTATATAAAAATAGGCGTTATCAAAGTATTTTTCACCAAATTTTTTCGAAACAAAATCCGTATAATCCTGCAAATACCAACCATACATTTTGGCAAATTTTGTCCGATCAGTCGTATAGTAAGCTTTTGCAAAGACTTTACCAGCAGTATTTAGCTCCGCGCTTCCAAGTACGCCGTCCATAGCGTCAAAAAGATACTGACGATAGTTAAAATTTTCGTCCATCTGTGCTATATCGTCCGCAAAATCTGCCGCAAATTCCTTTGAATAAAATTTGTGTTCCATGCACCAGCGAAAGAAAAAAGCAATGTGTGTCGCACCGTTTTCATGCGGTATATCAGTCGGCGCATCTTTCGCACCCCAGTGCCATTTTGCTTTGTCATATACTATATCTGGCATTTTTATCCTTTTAAAATGCTCAATTTTACTAAAACCATCTTAATCGCAGTAAAAATCATGGCCATTTTATCCATTTGCTTGCTATGATTAAAAAAAGATATAATGGCGCTTTTATTTAAGGAGAAGCAATGAGCGAAAAAAATCTACAAATTTTAGGCTGGATCGGCACATGCCTATCAGTTGTTATGTACTTTTCATACATCCCACAAATAATGGGTAATCTTGACGGCAACAAGACGCCTTTTATACAGCCACTAGCGGCTGCACTAAACTGCACAATCTGGACAAGTTACGGACTATTAAAAGCTAAAAAAGACTATCCACTTTCTGCTGCAAACTTCCCAGGCATAATCTTTGGTCTTTTGGCAACTATAACAGCGTTTTAATGCGCTGATTTAGTTGTTGTGGCGATTTTATATAAAACATTATTTGCTTCGCCGCAACAACTAATTTATAATGTTTGCGCTATTTTGGCTAACTTTTCTTTAATTATATTGCCTTTTGAGCTTAGCGAAAAGATTATTTGCACTAGCTCCTTAGTTGTTGCCTCTATTCTTTTGTCATCACTACCTAAAGTTCTGAATTTGTTTAGGATAAGCGGACCGAATTCTTGATATGTGGACATAAAATCCTTATAGTCCTCTTGCAGTTCTGGTGCGTAAAAACTGATAAGCGAGTGTAATTTACCAATTTCAAATTTTGGATTTTCTATATTTAAATTTGGATTTATTAATAAAGCTACTTTGTAATGTATTCCCCCTAAAATATCCCCTACTATAATAAACGCTTCCTCTAGCTTTTGTTGCCTGAGTTTATTTTTCTCTTTTTTCGTGTTTAGATTAGCGTACACCCATTGCGCACACATTGTTAGGACTGCACCAAGTATAATTTTCAATAAGTCAGATATCAAACTATCCATATTATTTTTTATAAGTCCCTTGGATCAGCGATTTTACCTGCTATGGCTGAGGCTGCTACAACTGCTGAGTTGGCTAGATAAATTTCACTCGTTCTATCGCCCATACGGCCG
This portion of the Campylobacter concisus genome encodes:
- a CDS encoding molybdenum cofactor guanylyltransferase → MQTCVILAGGKSSRMGQDKTLLPFGGFKTLTHYEVEKFSKVFDEVYVSSKFEKFSPPLKLIKDENSNNYSPMLALYSILKNFDHSIFVIPADMPFFDLKSLEELAKFKDEFDMVVASDNEHIHSLCGFFSPRLATLAHEFYLKNEHKIGILRKSCKCKVVNFKDSEQFFNVNFPDEYEMAKKIQEKKIDDE
- a CDS encoding SemiSWEET family transporter — protein: MSEKNLQILGWIGTCLSVVMYFSYIPQIMGNLDGNKTPFIQPLAAALNCTIWTSYGLLKAKKDYPLSAANFPGIIFGLLATITAF